Proteins encoded within one genomic window of Dermacentor albipictus isolate Rhodes 1998 colony unplaced genomic scaffold, USDA_Dalb.pri_finalv2 scaffold_21, whole genome shotgun sequence:
- the LOC139052335 gene encoding uncharacterized protein, giving the protein MASQDRKLPAAQVSPDQSRLACSEKMASSVQSRHSSRSARSERSTASTTPSMLAARARAEAVAARVQASLMKKEAAVKLEKARLEEQEKNAAAEIERKKVELDTELHVLQLDREAAAAEAQAEILEAAVDQHGGEHHICRTVEEASEDRAQRTFDYVLDQAHVRIGPRQQSQRLDGGEHYVFQNVDEAPEDHAPRPPSAHNQGIAQNIARQQGDEANAPELTAMAKYLIRRDLVSTSLTKFDDCPENYRAWKSTFKGMTRTLEVTASEELDLLVKWLGTESSSYAKRLRSVHVDSPEAGLEVVWERLEECYGRPEIIEEAIFRRIASFPRLSDKDTEKLRELGDLLLEVEAAKCDPHLTGLSYLDTARGVNPIVEKLPQRLQDTWIAKGSKYKQDHRVSFPPFSFFASFIRDQAKTRNDPSFKLSTASGTPSRLPRADRWAANDGTRRTPISVQLTDVEASTDHPPSNAPKWQYTTKYCPLHRKPHPLQKCRAFREKPLDERKSLLKNYGICFRCCASTDHFARDCKTVLKCDDCGSERHATALHAGNVNHRSTVAHHDSEDVSLEQDSALEVSSKCTAVCGQSGGGKSCSKICLVKVSHPTQPHNTEKMYAILDDQSNRSLARTEFFDIFGLNGDSSPYTLRTCAGTTEAIGRRASGFLIEDIHGSVKLPLPTLIECNEMPNNRNEIPTPEVASHHPHLRAVAKFIPRLDPEAKILLLLGRDILRVHKVRQQRNGPADAPFAQKLDLGWVIVGNVCISRSRTPDSVSNLKTNVLENGRPSLFEPCQNHFLVKEKLADTQGSTQCFQPAQNAARNDHCNDGIAETLFHTTKDDNRPSLSVEDRKFLKLMDEEFSRDESNSWVAPLPFRSPRPWLPNNKCLAESRLTAVQRTLKRKPELREQFASFMDKMFKNGHAEEAPPVREGEECWYLPIFGVCHPRKPGETRVVFDSSAQFKGVSLNSVLLTGPDMINGLLGVLIRFRKEPVAITVDIKHMFYCFLVRDDHRNYLRFLWFRNNNIYSDVVEYRMKVHVFGNSPSPAVATYGLRRTAREGEEEFGSDVRQFIERDFYVDDGLKSLRNVKDAISLIRRTQQMLAASNLKLHKIASNCPTVLEAFPEEDRAKGLKDLEQWLTADPTQSGSFLESEEGCVHIYESRPRKAIHSARCLVSGE; this is encoded by the coding sequence ATGGCGTCGCAAGACCGCAAGTTGCCCGCTGCTCAAGTGAGTCCGGACCAATCTCGTCTCGCATGCTCTGAGAAAATGGCAAGCTCTGTGCAGTCACGGCATTCGTCGCGCTCAGCCCGTTCGGAGCGTTCGACCGCCTCGACAACGCCAAGCATGCTCGCCGCCAGAGCAAGAGCGGAGGCCGTCGCGGCGCGAGTGCAGGCTTCTCTTATGAAGAAAGAAGCCGCGGTGAAATTGGAAAAGGCCAGACTCGAAGAACAAGAGAAAAATGCGGCCGCGGAGATCGAACGCAAGAAAGTCGAGCTAGACACCGAGTTACATGTGCTGCAGTTGGATAGAGAAGCGGCCGCCGCGGAAGCGCAAGCAGAGATCCTGGAGGCTGCCGTAGATCAGCACGGCGGGGAGCATCACATCTGTCGGACTGTCGAGGAGGCATCCGAAGACCGCGCTCAACGTACCTTTGACTACGTGCTTGACCAGGCTCACGTGCGCATTGGCCCGCGTCAGCAATCGCAGCGGCTTGACGGCGGAGAGCATTACGTCTTTCAGAACGTTGATGAAGCACCTGAAGATCACGCTCCACGCCCTCCTAGCGCTCACAACCAAGGAATCGCCCAGAACATTGCTCGTCAGCAGGGAGATGAAGCTAACGCCCCAGAACTGACCGCCATGGCAAAGTATCTGATTCGACGCGACCTTGTGAGTACCTCACTTACGAAGTTTGACGACTGCCCTGAGAACTACCGGGCGTGGAAATCTACATTCAAGGGAATGACACGGACTCTCGAGGTCACGGCAAGCGAAGAACTTGACCTTCTCGTGAAATGGCTTGGTACCGAGTCGTCGAGCTACGCAAAGCGGCTGCGTTCCGTGCACGTCGACAGCCCCGAAGCCGGGTTAGAGGTAGTTTGGGAAAGACTTGAGGAATGCTATGGTCGTCCGGAAATTATAGAAGAGGCCATCTTCAGGAGAATTGCAAGTTTCCCCAGACTGTCCGACAAGGACACCGAAAAACTGAGAGAGCTGGGAGACCTGCTTCTTGAAGTTGAGGCTGCAAAATGTGACCCTCACCTGACTGGGCTTTCCTATCTGGACACGGCAAGAGGAGTAAACCCCATTGTAGAAAAACTGCCGCAGCGCTTGCAAGACACGTGGATAGCGAAAGGCTCGAAGTACAAACAAGATCATCGGGTCTCCTTTCCCCCTTTTTCGTTCTTTGCCAGCTTTATTAGGGACCAAGCGAAAACGAGAAACGATCCTAGCTTCAAACTCAGCACCGCAAGTGGCACCCCTTCAAGGCTCCCAAGAGCAGACAGATGGGCAGCGAATGATGGCACGAGAAGAACGCCCATCTCAGTGCAACTGACGGACGTGGAGGCAAGCACCGACCATCCGCCCTCAAACGCACCAAAGTGGCAATATACAACCAAGTATTGTCCTCTGCACAGGAAGCCTCACCCCCTCCAGAAGTGTCGTGCTTTCAGAGAAAAACCGCTGGATGAACGAAAATCTCTGCTGAAAAATTATGGGATATGCTTCAGGTGCTGCGCTTCAACAGACCACTTTGCAAGAGACTGCAAAACAGTTCTCAAATGCGACGATTGTGGTAGCGAGAGGCATGCCACAGCACTTCATGCTGGCAATGTCAACCATAGGTCTACTGTGGCTCATCACGACTCTGAAGATGTAAGTCTAGAACAAGATTCCGCACTTGAGGTGTCATCTAAGTGTACAGCGGTCTGCGGTCAAAGCGGCGGTGGCAAATCCTGCTCTAAGATCTGTTTGGTGAAAGTCAGTCACCCGACTCAGCCCCACAACACTGAAAAAATGTATGCCATCTTAGACGACCAGAGCAACAGGTCCCTTGCAAGAACAGAGTTCTTCGACATTTTCGGGCTCAATGGTGACAGTTCCCCCTACACACTAAGGACATGTGCTGGGACTACAGAGGCGATAGGAAGAAGAGCATCCGGCTTTCTCATTGAGGACATTCATGGCTCCGTGAAGCTACCCTTGCCAACACTCATCGAGTGCAACGAGATGCCTAACAACAGGAACGAGATTCCAACACCGGAAGTGGCATCGCATCACCCTCATCTCAGAGCTGTAGCTAAATTCATTCCTCGTTTGGACCCAGAGGCCAAGATTCTACTTCTCCTTGGGAGAGACATCCTCAGAGTACACAAGGTTCGACAACAGCGCAACGGACCGGCTGATGCTCCATTTGCTCAGAAACTGGATCTGGGATGGGTCATCGTGGGGAATGTCTGCATAAGTCGAAGTCGCACACCGGACTCTGTGAGCAACCTCAAAACAAACGTCCTTGAAAATGGACGTCCTTCCCTTTTCGAGCCATGCCAGAATCATTTTCTGGTCAAGGAGAAGCTCGCTGACACGCAAGGGTCGACACAATGCTTCCAACCAGCTCAGAACGCTGCTAGGAATGACCACTGTAACGATGGGATCGCTGAAACGCTGTTCCACACAACGAAGGATGACAACAGACCTTCCCTTTCCGTCGAGGACAGGAAGTTCTTGAAGCTGATGGACGAAGAGTTCTCAAGGGACGAATCCAACAGTTGGGTAGCGCCTCTTCCCTTTCGTTCTCCAAGACCTTGGCTTCCGAATAACAAGTGCTTGGCTGAGTCACGCCTCACTGCTGTCCAACGGACCTTGAAGAGAAAGCCAGAACTGAGGGAACAGTTCGCGAGCTTCATGGACAAGATGTTCAAGAACGGCCACGCCGAGGAAGCTCCACCGGTTCGAGAAGGAGAAGAATGTTGGTACCTCCCCATCTTTGGTGTTTGCCATCCACGAAAGCCCGGGGAAACGCGAGTCGTGTTCGACTCCAGTGCACAGTTTAAGGGCGTGTCTCTAAACAGTGTGCTGCTTACCGGTCCAGACATGATCAACGGCCTGCTTGGAGTGCTCATCCGATTCCGGAAAGAGCCCGTAGCCATTACTGTGGACATTAAGCACATGTTCTACTGCTTCTTGGTACGAGACGACCACCGAAATTATCTGAGATTTCTGTGGTTCCGCAACAACAACATCTATAGTGACGTGGTGGAGTACCGAATGAAGGTACACGTATTTGGAAACAGCCCTTCACCAGCAGTTGCAACGTACGGGCTGCGGAGAACAGCACGAGAAGGAGAGGAAGAATTTGGCAGCGACGTCAGGCAGTTCATCGAGAGGGATTTCTATGTCGACGATGGGTTGAAGTCTCTCCGCAACGTCAAGGACGCCATCAGCCTAATACGTCGCACGCAACAGATGTTGGCCGCATCAAACCTCAAGCTCCACAAGATAGCCTCTAACTGCCCTACAGTGTTGGAAGCCTTTCCAGAAGAAGACCGTGCCAAGGGTTTGAAGGATCTTGAGCAATGGCTCACAGCCGATCCAACGCAGTCTGGGAGTTTCTTGGAATCTGAAGAAGGATGTGTTCACATTTACGAGTCCAGACCAAGAAAAGCCATTCACTCGGCGCGGTGTCTTGTCAGTGGTGAATAG